TGTTTTCGATGGGGCTCGTTCACACGTTCCTGGATGCGGTACCGTCGGTTTTCCTTGGAGTTCCCGATGAGGGTACGGCCCTCGGTGTTCTCCCAGCTCACAGGCTCGTTTTAAGGGGAAGGGCCATGGAGGTTATCAGAATGTCTCTGTGGGCAAGTTCCTTGGCTCTGGTCTTTTCTCTGCCCCTCCTTCCAGTTTATCTCCCCCTAGCACACATCTACACCCCGGAGCTGGGGCGGCTGTTGGTGGTTCTACTTGCATTCGTGCTGGTGCTGACAGAGAAGGGTGTTAAAAGGCTCTATGCTGTCTTTGTCTTTCTGCTATCGGGTCTGCTTGGAATCCTGACCTTCAGGTTACCCCTGAGTCAGCCCTACTATCACCTCTTCACAGGTCTCTTCGGCGTTCCCGTGCTGATTGGAGCCTTGAACTCAAGGGGCCCACTCACCAACGATGAAGACTCTTCGATCAGGATGGGACACACGAGGTTTCTGGGCCTCTCCCTTGTGGGGACCGCGCTTGGGATGATGGCCTCGCTGATCCCTGCTTTTACGGCGTCCCAGGCGGCGCTCATCGGTTCGCTCATGTCGCGGGACGAGCGATCCTTCCTTACCATAGTCTTCTCGGTCAACACCTCAAACTTCTTGTTCTCCTTCGTAAACTTCGTGGAAACTGGAAGGGTTAGAAACGGCATCGTGGCCCTGATGGGCCCGCTCGGTGTTGGGTCCCTTAAACTATACTTACTGGCAGCCCTGTTCATTGCGATGGTGGTCCTCCTGTACGGCGAACCCCTTGCATCCGAGATCTTAAAGCTGATAAGCAGGCTTCCCTACCGATGGATGAACCGATCCATCCTGCTGTTCCTTATCGTGCTGTCCTTCCTGTTTGACGGCCCCTCTGGAATCATGGTGCTGGTGGGGGCGTCGCTCGTGGGTCTCCTGGCCGTAAGTCTCGGTGTCAAACGAACGAACTGCATGGGAGTTCTAATGCTTTCGGTGATCCTCATCAGCTGAAACAAGAATAAGGGGGATAGATCAGGGGCTTTTCTCCTTTATAATCCTCTGAAACTCCGGGTAGTCCGTGACGATCCTCTTCCCGTCAAGGGTCTCAAAGTACGCCTTCTTCACCCTGATCCTTTTTGCGTCTGTGTACTTCATCTCGGGCGGGTCGTAAGATCCGGGTTCCACAACTTCATCTTCTATTACGTAGGTTTCGAGGTCTGGCTGACCCAAGTATTTCCAGACCTCGTAGAATACCTCCGGATTCAGGTGAATCTCCCCTTCAATCTCTGTCCAATCTGCCCCGATGTCTTCCAGAAACTCTTTCACCACCTCAAAGTGCATAGAACCACCCGCAATACTTTACGACTTCGAGGGTTATATACCTATCGCACCTGACGGCCAACCTTTTAAACCCCTTTTTCCTAACCGCCCCGGTGGTGAGGATGGCCGAGGTAACTGTTGACGCCCAGGCCGCGAGGGCGATAGGCAAGGGCGCGATGATAGTGTTCAGAAAGGGTGTTGTGAGAGTTGAGGGTGATGTAAAACCAGGCGATGTGGTTGAGGTCTACACCAGGGGTGGCAAGTTCCTCGGAAAGGGCTTCGTCAACCCGAACTCCAACATCATGATAAGGTTGGTAACTACGAACCGGGACACCGTGGTGAACAGAGGACTCTTCCGCGAGAGAATCAGGAGGGCCAACGAGTACAGGAAGAAGGTCCTCGGATACAATAAAGCCTACAGAATGGTCTACGGTGAAGCTGATTATCTGCCGGGCTTGATCGTCGACCGCTTCAATGAGATAGCCTCCCTTCAAATCTCAAGCGTAGGGATGGAGAAGTTCAAGCTCGACCTTGCGGAGGCAATAATGGAGGTCGAGCCGGAAATCGAGACGGTCTTCGAGAAAAACACCGGGCGCTCAAGGAGGAGGGAGGGTTTGCCCGAGATAGAGCGCGTTCTCCTCGGCAAGGAGAAGTACAGGACGATAATCAAGGAAGGAAAGGCGAGGTTCATCGTTGATATGCGCGGCCAGAAGACCGGCTTCTTCCTCGACCAGAGGGAGAACAGGATAGCTCTTGAGAAGTACGTCAGGCCCGGGATGAGGGTTCTCGATGTCTTCACCTACACCGGTGGATTTGCGATACACGCCGCCGTCGCTGGCGCCGACGAGGTTGTCTCCGTCGATAAGTCCCCCT
The sequence above is a segment of the Thermococcus sp. genome. Coding sequences within it:
- a CDS encoding DUF5748 family protein, which produces MHFEVVKEFLEDIGADWTEIEGEIHLNPEVFYEVWKYLGQPDLETYVIEDEVVEPGSYDPPEMKYTDAKRIRVKKAYFETLDGKRIVTDYPEFQRIIKEKSP
- a CDS encoding tripartite tricarboxylate transporter permease codes for the protein MLWELLMGILAGTLSGITPGIHVNTLAAFLSTMNVSNDLLLFSMGLVHTFLDAVPSVFLGVPDEGTALGVLPAHRLVLRGRAMEVIRMSLWASSLALVFSLPLLPVYLPLAHIYTPELGRLLVVLLAFVLVLTEKGVKRLYAVFVFLLSGLLGILTFRLPLSQPYYHLFTGLFGVPVLIGALNSRGPLTNDEDSSIRMGHTRFLGLSLVGTALGMMASLIPAFTASQAALIGSLMSRDERSFLTIVFSVNTSNFLFSFVNFVETGRVRNGIVALMGPLGVGSLKLYLLAALFIAMVVLLYGEPLASEILKLISRLPYRWMNRSILLFLIVLSFLFDGPSGIMVLVGASLVGLLAVSLGVKRTNCMGVLMLSVILIS
- a CDS encoding class I SAM-dependent rRNA methyltransferase, with amino-acid sequence MAEVTVDAQAARAIGKGAMIVFRKGVVRVEGDVKPGDVVEVYTRGGKFLGKGFVNPNSNIMIRLVTTNRDTVVNRGLFRERIRRANEYRKKVLGYNKAYRMVYGEADYLPGLIVDRFNEIASLQISSVGMEKFKLDLAEAIMEVEPEIETVFEKNTGRSRRREGLPEIERVLLGKEKYRTIIKEGKARFIVDMRGQKTGFFLDQRENRIALEKYVRPGMRVLDVFTYTGGFAIHAAVAGADEVVSVDKSPWAINMVKENARLNGVEERMKYVVGSAFPVMEEMIKRGEKFDVVILDPPAFVQHEKDLKRGLRAYFNVNYAGLQLVKEGGILVTASCSQHVDMGAFKDMVIAAAAKAGKFLRLLEPYRTQAPDHPILMASKDTEYLKALFLYVEDMK